The DNA region TAACCCCCAATTCTACAACTCATCAAAGTTTATTTACCACTTTACAATACCAAAACTTAATTGTATGATGTTCAAATTGGGGGTTTACCTCATCTATATTTCATGGTTCCGAAAGGTTTATCCGATCCTAACCTCTGGGCGCcgctactactactattactaccaCCTAAATGTCTACACGGTTTGGCTGAATCCGGACTGAATGAGGCGGGAATACTTCCTTTGCTTTTCGATGCCTCGTGATCACATGTTCCTGTCCAAAATCCCTGATCCTCGACGGCTGAATCTGCATATCCAATCGTCTCGGGATAGCCTGATGCGTAGTGCCCCATATTAGAGAGGCGTGAATGCCTTGAATACAATGGAGAAGGAGAGGACGAGGATGAAGATGTGTCGGAATCAGTGGAGATCCTCCAAGGGCTATTCCAACAGGCGCCTCCATGATCACCAAATATTTGATCTGCAATATCCTCTGCGCTTATTGAATCCCTGTAGCTGCTGTCCGTGCTAGAAGAACCGCCTTCGGAGAAAAGAGATGATGAGTTGTCACTGGATGAGTCCTCGAATATTGTCGGATTTCGTGGCCAGGAACTCGCTTGAACAGAATTGAAGCATTCCCTACATGCTCGGTCATTTGTAGAATCACCTTTAGAGAGATCCCATGAATTTGTGTGAGAACTTGATTTACAATTTGCATTTTTCTGTCCCCTTGGATCATGAGAAGTCAAACTCCTTATTAATTTTGGGGCACGTGGAGAGACcctaacaaaataaaatcaagtGAGACAATAACTCCACTGATCAGAAACAGAGGCTTCAACATAAAGGAGAGAAAGAATTTACCTTGAGTAGAGAAGCATATATGCTCCCTTTGACAAGACGCTCTCAACTTCCACAGGTTTTACCTACGACcatgaataataataagtcaAACAGGCTCTTGTGCTAAATTCAGGATAATTTGACTGCAGGTCACAGTTCTACAGGCATTCTTTCCACTCTATTTGGTTAACTTTGATGTTTCAAGGATAAACAACATACCTTGCTGTCATTGACCTTGAAccacttattttgaaaattcttGACATAGCACACATAGTGCCCAGAAAAGGCAGCATTCATGACGTCCTCATGTTCAATAACTCCATAAAGCTGATATATTGGTGATTTATCACTTGTTCCACTCATATAGAAGGCCAGATTCAAAAACTCAGGAAATGTTATTGTCTTGTTCAGCTTCCCAAATTTACCCGACTGCAAAGGGAAAAAAAGTGAGTGAGCAGTAgtaagggaaaagaaaaaaggaaaagtttATTCAAGGTGTTACCTGAAATCTCTTTAATGCAATAGTGAGCACATTAGGGGCCTCCAATATTTTCAACTTCTTCCGGGCTTTCTCATACGATTTGCATCTgataagataattcaattctAGTTAGATGTATCCAAATCATATCAGTAACACAAACAGTCACAAAATTAAATCACAAGAATATAATGTGCACTTCAGAAACCAAGAAAAGTTCTAGACAGGTTAGTCAGAAACCACAGTTGCAGTGGTTACACTATTGAAAATTTCATCTGAAATAGACTTAAAATTTAAGTGGACATTTAATACATGATTTAAAAAACATGGGTTGTGAGGGATGAGGGGGGGTTGGGGTGGGTGAAGCACATTAGAGCACatgaagaaaatgtaaaaatgaatTGATAAAAACAAAACTATAATTCCATGGAAAGAGATCTGATATTTAAAGGAAAATTTATGACAACATGACAGAAATGCATTAAATATACTCTGAGAAACTAAACTAGACTACCTGCTGCAATGGTACTTGTTTTCACCATCTAGAATCTCAGTGTGTGTGAATTGTCTTAAAGCTCCTTCCAAGCTTGCAATATCTCCATCAATTTCAACTGTAAGGTCCATTATTCTTTCATGCCTCTCAGATTTGCCTCCACACCTCATGCACTCAATctgcaaattatatcattaatttacCAGGAAGGAATTTCTATGGAGATCATATAAATCAAAATCTTAGCAAGCTCCTAAAAGACCACAGATTACCTTTGAACGAAGGAAGCCCCCAAATGTAAGCCCAATGAGACTTGTCTGCTCTTCCAAAGAGCATGATGTACGGACACCTGCTTCCTTTAAGCAAACAGATTGCATGGTCTCAATGACATACCTACAATATCAATATGAGTCAACTATGCAAGAGCATTTGGAGGAGTAAAGTGAATGAATCTCAAAGGCTGTAAAAGTAAGCTCACCTGAGAAATTCATGAGCATCTTCTTCTCTCCCATTACCAAGACTGCTCCCAATATTCTCCAAATGGGAAATTATCCGGATAGGGGAGAGCGGAGAATTCCCATTCTTTGCTTTTAGAACTAAACTCTCAAATTCACAGTTGAAACACCAATCTTTCTTTGCACCTAACAAAGAGGAGGGAGAAACAAGTAGGAGTTACAAGAATATGAAAACAAGACAGGATCACTTCTCTTTTAATGAGAGAATAAGATTCAAAAATCAATtgcataaaattattattaagaaaCATACATCCTTTTGAATGGAAGCCTTGAAGGAAGTAAGCCGTGAAGGGTGGAGTAAACGCTAGGCACTGAAGGACAGCATTAGCATAACAACTGCAGGATATTAAATAAAAGTCATGCATTTGTAAAACCCAAAAAAGTCAACACTTAAAGCTTTCTCTATTAGAGTGAAGTTTGGATTGTTAAAAATACAGACACATGGGTAACAGCCAATAGCAGCTCACTGGTATTAAATTGGAAATATGATAATTTTCGTCAGCATATGTCCAATCATGCATTATTGGACGAAGTTACAATAAATAAAAGCGATGAGCTAGCACAATCAAAAGAAAGATGCAATATAACTGAGGAATGATTAAGCCAAAAAGAAACAATGGTGGATGGAAACTCAAAAGAAATTTATGCTCTATGGGATCTCATAAATTATACAGAGTATCTCTGATTAGCTAGTCTAGAATGTATTGAATATGTTAAATGGATAGTCAAAATAAATCATGATGAGCAAACGATCTATCTTAGCTCTACATACCTGTTCCCACAATTTGTGAGGCCAAATGGACGTAATTCAACCTTTTTCGTGTTAAAAAGCTTCACAAACAACTCATATGGAAATAGACCCTGTCAAGAATGAAGTAAttaggtttcaaaaaaaaaaaaagaatgaagtaattaataaaatgcTTGACACCCTAGACCATATCCATACAAATTGAAAATACAGTGCAAAGCATGAAGTTGAACCTTATTATTGTATCTTCCTCCAATCTCACTCCAGGCTCCTATGGAATTATGCCGTGACTTTGAAGCTTTGAGTTGGTCAACAACTTTAGACACTGATGATTTTAAGCCACTCTTAGAACTTTGTGAATCACCTCCAGAATCTGATGAGCAAGCAGTAACTTGTGCACTATCAATCTTTGCAGACTTCGCACCTTGAAAATCATGTCTTCTATTATTAGATGGATGACCATCAGGGGCCTTTGCAGAAAGAGAATCAACTTGTCTGGCTTTTGGAGTTTGTGAAACATTCTTCAAGCCTTCAATGCTCTTATCAGATGCTTTTGGTGGGGTATTGGCTTTCAATGTGTCATTATTCACTAAATGCTCCACTTTACAAGCTTCGGAAGCGGTAGATAAAGAGCGTCTAGATTCCTTATAACTTGATGTACTTCTGACATTGGCCTTATTGAGATCAATAGTATTATGAGATTCAGGTCTCAATGAAGACCTTATCAAGTCTACATTATCTTTAACTAGTAAGAGCTGGGCTGCATCACTTGGTTTTGCTTTTGGGCCTTGTTCATCCACACTGGGACCTGAAGTTCTAGCCATTTCAGAAGAACAGTTTGTGGGCAACCGAGAATCTGAAACATCGAAGGCAATAACATCTTCAGAATCAGGATGAGAAACATCATCCACTACATTCACTTTAGATCTACTGTAGTGAGCAGTTCCTTCCCAAAAGCCAGAAGAGGGTATAGATGACACCAATACTGAAGACTCACTAGATCCATTAACACTTGATACTGTTGAATTTGATGACTTTGATTTTCTATTCTTATCAGCACTGGGATTCACATGACCAGATTTACTTGAAGAGACAACATTTACAGAACTGATCACTGTAGATTGCTCCAGAAATTGTGGCTTATGATCTGAGTTGGTTG from Ipomoea triloba cultivar NCNSP0323 chromosome 6, ASM357664v1 includes:
- the LOC116022236 gene encoding ubiquitin carboxyl-terminal hydrolase 16; the encoded protein is MLVGGDLGLRVLVAAFLVLIGPLLGFLVRRKWQHALARREEIDRLLVLASEEAARAEFEAAAEYGFEYSGYSFDSVVGDEVPAAVPPPAPVSSTLTSVPVARQLPYECAQCFSPASTRCSRCKAVRYCSGKCQIIHWRLGHKDECHPPVNNNHDSYGKGANDFKVFRQEANEGYAEGIETEERNIPGSIDATFAEPTCSEPSISGAENTEDVMEGKHLTDDGTTNSDSEFSPHSFSTSTTSSESISSTSISDDSDGFDKSVGAGSGHTKTFPTNSDHKPQFLEQSTVISSVNVVSSSKSGHVNPSADKNRKSKSSNSTVSSVNGSSESSVLVSSIPSSGFWEGTAHYSRSKVNVVDDVSHPDSEDVIAFDVSDSRLPTNCSSEMARTSGPSVDEQGPKAKPSDAAQLLLVKDNVDLIRSSLRPESHNTIDLNKANVRSTSSYKESRRSLSTASEACKVEHLVNNDTLKANTPPKASDKSIEGLKNVSQTPKARQVDSLSAKAPDGHPSNNRRHDFQGAKSAKIDSAQVTACSSDSGGDSQSSKSGLKSSVSKVVDQLKASKSRHNSIGAWSEIGGRYNNKGLFPYELFVKLFNTKKVELRPFGLTNCGNSCYANAVLQCLAFTPPFTAYFLQGFHSKGCAKKDWCFNCEFESLVLKAKNGNSPLSPIRIISHLENIGSSLGNGREEDAHEFLRYVIETMQSVCLKEAGVRTSCSLEEQTSLIGLTFGGFLRSKIECMRCGGKSERHERIMDLTVEIDGDIASLEGALRQFTHTEILDGENKYHCSRCKSYEKARKKLKILEAPNVLTIALKRFQSGKFGKLNKTITFPEFLNLAFYMSGTSDKSPIYQLYGVIEHEDVMNAAFSGHYVCYVKNFQNKWFKVNDSKVKPVEVESVLSKGAYMLLYSRVSPRAPKLIRSLTSHDPRGQKNANCKSSSHTNSWDLSKGDSTNDRACRECFNSVQASSWPRNPTIFEDSSSDNSSSLFSEGGSSSTDSSYRDSISAEDIADQIFGDHGGACWNSPWRISTDSDTSSSSSSPSPLYSRHSRLSNMGHYASGYPETIGYADSAVEDQGFWTGTCDHEASKSKGSIPASFSPDSAKPCRHLGGSNSSSSGAQRLGSDKPFGTMKYR